The stretch of DNA CCCCTTTACGCGATTTGATGGGACAGTGGTCCACCCGCTTCTTGACCCCGATCTGCAGCTTCCTTTTGCCCTCGGCCCCCGTGGCCGTGGCCACGGCGCTCAGGCAGATGGACAGTACTGTCAGGACCCGGACCCAGCTCAGCCTCATGTTTCTGTGGGCACAGACCCCGACCGACCGACTGAAcgtgggggagggcagggagaaTATGGAACACGGGTAGGTAACAGAAGGGTTCCACCACCACTGTATCTTGCTTGCCCCGGGGAATCCCCTTTGTCCCGGGTCACCGCCCTCTCCCCCGGGCTCCGGGGCCACACTTACCAGTCCAGTGAGAAGGGGGCTTGGCCGAGGACCCCAGCAGCGGGGGGAGGGGGTCAGGGGAGGCCACAGCAGCCAGGGCCCCGCCCCTTTGCTCACCCCCataccttccctccctcccagttCCCACCTCAGCTCTTCAGTTCCCGCCTGTCCCTTTGCGTAAAGTCCAGACCCTATCTGGCTGCACTGCAGTTGCCCCGACTGGGCGGTCCCACTCACGCCACACCCAGCTGCCCCCGGCCCAGCACACCCACACCTCTGTGGCCGCTGCCGGGGGCCGGCCACGAGGCACCCACACATCCCCGCTGGGTGGCTCCGAGGAGCCCGGGTCCTCGGGAGATATCCCCCAGCCTGGTCCTGTGCCTCCGCCCGGGGCGCCGCCCCAACTCTGAGCCCTTGGGGGTCTCCGGGGCACCCAGACTGGCCCTGTGTCTGCTGGCCGCCGAGCCCGCTCCACCCACACCACCTCTCCCGGTGGAGTTCTCGGCCTACCGCGTCCCCAAGCCCGGCCACCACGGAGACCACCCCCGCGAGGACGCCCGGGGCCATTACTCGGGCCGGGCTCCTCCTTTGACTCCTTGGCACCTCCCTTCGAAGGACGCGGTGCCGCCCCCGGGCCTGCAGCCCCGCCTTCGACAGAACTAGACCCTTTTTCCGGAGCCGTAGCCACGCCACTCACCGGCTGAAGCCCCGCCCCCAGTGCCTGCGCTCCGTCCCCCTCTGCTTCCGACCCCGAGGCTCCGCCTTTcacctcctccagctcctccttcAAGAGCCAGGCTCCGTCTCCCGACCTTCCTAGCTCCGCCCCCTGCCGCCGGGCTCCGCCTTCCACTGGCACCAGCTCGGAGGTCCCACCCGTCCCGGTTCCACGTCCCGCCCCGAGTCCCAGGGCTCCGCCCCGTGCGGCGTGAGAACCCTCCCCCTGCGGCATCTCCGGACAGCTCCGGCCCCCACCCCCAATTTCCTCGTCACCTAGCTCTCGTTGACACTCGGAGCCCGGTCCGCTCCTGCCCGGCCTGATCCAGCCTGCCCTCTTGCACCCCGGCTCCCCCCAGCCCGGGCTGTGGCCCCCGCTCACCTCCTCGCCGCGCCCCCGGAGTCAACCCCGGTGGTGCTGCCGCCTCTGCGCAGGCGCGTCTTTGTCGCTACCAGGCCGGGCCACGCCGCCCTCCCTCATTGGGCCGTGCGAAACCCGCGGCCACAAGCCCGCTGGCGCGGGTCTTTCCCTAGCCCCGCCCCCACGACGGCGCTGCCTGCGTCACTTCCGGCGGAGCGGTAGTCTGTGAGGTTAGGTGAAAGTGACTTCCGAAAAGGCAGGAGGCACTTCCGGCCGAGGTGATAGTAAGGTCAGGCCGGCGTGGGTTCCCGGAGGGGGTCTTGAGGCGCCATTTCAAGTAGCCTCCAACCTCTCCCACAGCACTCGTTTTCCCAGGCCTCATCATAGCCCACAGCCCTCAGTCGCTGTGGAAAGAGCCTGGGCTTCACAGTGACCCTCAGGTTTGAATTACGGGTCGGCTGTGTGCTTGGTGGAATTTGTCATCCAACACAGGCGTGTAACACGGGCTTGATGACACCCAGCCCACGGGATCCCTGCAGGACCGAGATGATGTTCAGTGCCAAGCTCTGGCTTCCAGCCAATGCTCCCGCCCACGTCTCTCTCCCAGGAGCCAGGCTTACCTCTACCTGTGCACCTGGGCTGTGACTCATGACTGGAATGATCTGGCTGGGCCTGTTCCCCCACCAGACTTATTTTCAGGCGCCCCAGCAGCCACCAAACATCTGTCAACTGAAGTAATGAATCTGCGGTTGAGAGGCAGCTAAACCTAGGTTGAAGGTTAGGGAGACAGCTGATTTGAGGTCAAATCCCCCTGCCAGTTAGCCTTTCTGAGCCTATTTCCTCAATTGTAAAAGGAAGACAATCATGATGCTGACCTCAGAATTGAGGAGGAAGTGAGGAGGTGCGTGTGAAGCATTGTGCATGTCTGGTGGGGCTGACTGGGCTCTGGAGGTGGTAGCTCTGGAGCCCTAACCCTCCTCTGCTTCATGCTAATTGACCTGTGGCATGTCTAGTGACATCATGACTGAGAAAATGATTTGAAAGTAGTAATCGCTGTCAGGAATTGTCTGCTGGTTCAACCCACTCCTGCTTTAGGCCCACTAAAATCATACCTACGTGCTCTGACCCAACACCTCAGAGAAAGCCTCCATTAGGGtggctgcccctcccctcccGGTGGCTGCCCAATTGAGTTAACTCTGCCCCTGAATGTCCTGCCTCAGCAGGCAAAGCACTGGTGCCCAAGGTTGGCCTTTCATCCACCCCAAACCACTCAGCCCTGGGCACTGGAGGCTGTAGGGGAAGGGTGGGGGCTGGGCTTGGGCTGGGATAGACAAGTCAGGAGAATCTCAGGCAGCAACTAGTGAAGGGAGCTGCAGGGTGCGAGGGAGGTGAGGGTGGAGAAAACTGTGTGGGttgggtgggcgtggtggctcatacctttaatcccagcactttgggaggctgaggcaggtggatcacctgaggtcaggagttccagaccagcctggccaacatggtgaaacccatctctactaaaaatacaacaattagctgggcgtggtggtgggcgcctgtaatcccaactacttgggagactgaatcgcttgaacccaggaggtggaggttgcagtgaggggagatcgcaccattgcactccagcctgggcgacagagtgagattctgttaaaaaaaaaaaaagaaaaaagaaaaaaaaaaaaactgtgtgggTTGGTTTGAGGGGAGCCTGCCACCCAAACCAGGCCCACCAGCCCCAGACCTTTGGTGCTTCCCTTTCAGGGAAGTGGGAGTGAAGTTAAGACAGGGCAGGTACCAGGGCTTTAGATTCAAGCTGCAgggaacaaaaagcagcagatgCTGAAAGTGCTGCCTGGCAGGAAGAACaagtgttttttttctattatgtaaaGATAGTCTCAAACTTCTCTGAGACCCGAGGACGCCAACCATAGCAATCTTCTGTTCCTTCTATGTGCACATGTGGAAACTGCTGCTCAGAGAGGCAGGGGTAGTAACAAGCAAGGTCACTCAGCAGATCTGGGTCCTACCCCAGGCTCTCTGGCCACAGAAAGTCGTCTCCTTCCAGAAAAGAACCCCGGTGAAGAGCAGGAGGGCAGGCTGTTGACTAGGCTCTCCCTGACTCCCATGCCTGGCAATAACATGAAAGTGATGAATACCTAATTCTGGCCCTGCCTGGGATCTGCTGTGGAGCCTTAGTCCTCATTTCTTCCATCTGCACGACGAGGGAGCAAGACAAGCTTTAGATTTAGTGATGCAGACACTCATGCCCAAACCAGCCAGCCTGGACAGTGACAAACAGTGACACAGGCAGGGACAGCTCCTTCCATCTCTTTTATCAGGGTTGGGGGATCACAGTTCTTGTATCAAA from Piliocolobus tephrosceles isolate RC106 chromosome 13, ASM277652v3, whole genome shotgun sequence encodes:
- the LOC116418995 gene encoding uncharacterized protein LOC116418995, whose protein sequence is MPQGEGSHAARGGALGLGAGRGTGTGGTSELVPVEGGARRQGAELGRSGDGAWLLKEELEEVKGGASGSEAEGDGAQALGAGLQPVSGVATAPEKGSSSVEGGAAGPGAAPRPSKGGAKESKEEPGPSNGPGRPRGGGLRGGRAWGRGRPRTPPGEVVWVERARRPADTGPVWVPRRPPRAQSWGGAPGGGTGPGWGISPEDPGSSEPPSGDVWVPRGRPPAAATEVWVCWAGGSWVWREWDRPVGATAVQPDRVWTLRKGTGGN